In Micromonospora sp. LH3U1, one genomic interval encodes:
- a CDS encoding TetR/AcrR family transcriptional regulator, producing the protein MARIATDTRPSEARLRLLTTATRIFYAEGIHSVGVDRIIAEAKVTRATFYRHFPSKEDLILAYLREVHQMDRGAVDAAIANNPSPVDPLLAIAGSIAQNIQSPGFRGCAFLNAAAEYPDTDHPVHQEIISHRRWFLDTLTMLMAQVHEETADPAARHFVMLRDGAMAAGCLFDPALVSETFLRGIEGLLRINSERQSTESAR; encoded by the coding sequence ATGGCGCGCATCGCAACCGACACCCGGCCCTCCGAGGCGCGACTCCGGCTCCTCACCACGGCAACCAGGATCTTCTACGCGGAGGGCATCCACTCCGTCGGCGTTGACCGGATCATCGCCGAGGCAAAAGTGACGCGGGCTACCTTTTACCGGCACTTCCCCAGCAAGGAAGACCTCATTCTGGCCTACCTGCGTGAAGTCCATCAGATGGATCGCGGCGCCGTCGACGCGGCCATCGCCAACAACCCGTCGCCGGTCGACCCCCTCCTGGCCATCGCTGGCTCCATCGCGCAGAACATCCAGTCCCCCGGGTTCCGCGGATGCGCCTTCCTGAACGCCGCGGCAGAGTATCCCGACACCGACCACCCCGTGCACCAGGAGATCATCTCCCACCGGCGATGGTTCCTGGACACCCTCACCATGCTGATGGCGCAGGTCCACGAAGAAACCGCAGATCCCGCCGCGCGCCACTTCGTCATGCTCCGCGACGGCGCCATGGCAGCCGGATGCCTTTTCGACCCCGCGTTGGTGTCGGAGACCTTCCTCCGCGGGATCGAAGGCCTCCTCCGGATCAATAGCGAGCGCCAGTCGACCGAGTCCGCACGCTAG
- a CDS encoding DNA polymerase ligase N-terminal domain-containing protein translates to MVRVAPAFVLHQHRKPRPHFDLRLEESGVLRSWAVPRGLPDSPNDNRLAIAVPDHHLDHLTYEDADKSIADIGTWEEHDRTERRMLFTLHGRTGRRRYALIRTGEGWLLHLTREQPPDERAVTRRAGGASTPSS, encoded by the coding sequence ATGGTGAGAGTGGCACCTGCATTCGTCTTGCACCAGCACCGCAAACCACGACCGCACTTCGACCTGCGGCTCGAAGAGAGCGGTGTGCTGCGCTCCTGGGCGGTTCCTCGCGGCCTGCCGGACAGTCCCAACGACAACCGGCTCGCGATCGCCGTGCCCGACCACCACCTCGATCACCTCACCTACGAGGACGCCGACAAGTCGATCGCCGACATCGGCACCTGGGAGGAGCACGACCGCACCGAGCGTCGGATGCTGTTCACGTTGCACGGCCGCACCGGCCGCCGGCGATACGCGCTCATCCGCACCGGCGAGGGGTGGCTGCTCCACCTGACGAGAGAGCAGCCTCCGGACGAGCGCGCGGTGACCCGCAGAGCGGGCGGGGCGTCAACGCCGAGTTCGTAG
- a CDS encoding penicillin acylase family protein — translation MLRPALRARLAALTAAALTASVLTVTPPSPALAATTFTPDDYCLGQCADILPPGQNGNATLVAILAHQALGTRPAHSSDQLDEYANLVYNYAGLTDEQIAHFYNDASFGVPAAQVESTVSPRADVTIVRDKATGVPHVTGTTRAGTMFGAGYAGAQDRLWVMDLLRHAGRGTLTSFAGGAPGNRELEQSIWANSPYAEADLQAQVDALRLKGTRGQQLYTDVVDYITGINAYIDKSIADDNYPGEYVLTGAGKPTHFTMTDLIATAGVVGGLFGGGGGSEIQSALVRVAARAKYGTTEGDRVWQAFRSQNDPETVLTLHDGQSFPYGATPPGATSAVLPDAGTVIAEPLAYEQSGGAAARAGASTATHELLGGLSNLRAHGMSNAVVVSGRHTTTGNPVAVFGPQTGYFAPQLLMLQELQGPGISARGAAFAGLNLYVLLGRGQDYAWSATSASQDLTDTYAVPLCTTDGSAPTLRSNRYLHRGQCLAMEVLERRNSWSPTLADSTPAGSYTLRALRTKYGLVSYRGLVNGQPTAFTKLRSTYRHEAESAIGFQAYNDPSAMGSAAAFQASAANVGYAFNWFYVNSTEAAYFNSGSNPVRPATADPNLPTKAEPAYEWVGWNPDTNDATYTPASAHPQSVNQDYYVSWNNKQAQDFAAADGNFSYGAVHRGQLLDGPVRAAIAQRKLGRADIVKITAEAAVTDLRGQQVLGELLRVLDSTPVTDPALAAAVSKLRAWQQAGSRRVETSPGSKVYQHAEAIRIFDAWWPLLAAAQFRPGLGPDLYGALVDAIEVNEAPSGGQNGGRDGTVSWAAQGQAHKGSSFQYGWWGYVDKDLRTVLGDDPVAGGPGRAYCGNGNLSACRQALLDTLGGAAAVPATTVYPGDTSCGAGDQWCADSIAQSGLGGITHPLIAWQNRPTYQQVVSFPARRGDNVTNLAQGRPATASSTQFLTSNTPDKAVDGSLGSRWSSSYKDNQWLRVDLGAARTVSRAVLRWESAYGSGYRIEVSGDGTSWQPVFSTTTGNGGVDNATFAPVSARYVRVYGVSRATSYGFSLYEFELYGR, via the coding sequence ATGCTTAGACCCGCCCTTCGTGCCCGGCTCGCGGCGCTCACCGCCGCCGCCCTGACCGCGAGCGTCCTGACGGTCACCCCGCCGTCACCGGCGCTCGCCGCCACCACCTTCACCCCCGACGACTACTGCCTCGGCCAGTGCGCCGACATCCTGCCTCCCGGGCAGAACGGCAACGCCACGCTGGTCGCCATCCTGGCCCACCAGGCGCTCGGCACCCGCCCGGCACACTCCAGCGACCAACTCGACGAGTACGCGAACCTGGTCTACAACTACGCCGGGCTGACCGACGAGCAGATCGCCCACTTCTACAACGACGCCTCGTTCGGCGTCCCCGCCGCGCAGGTCGAGAGCACCGTTTCACCGCGGGCGGACGTCACCATCGTGCGGGACAAGGCCACCGGTGTCCCGCACGTCACCGGCACCACCCGCGCCGGCACCATGTTCGGCGCCGGCTACGCCGGGGCCCAGGACCGGCTCTGGGTGATGGACCTGCTGCGGCACGCCGGTCGCGGCACGCTCACCTCGTTCGCCGGTGGCGCGCCGGGCAACCGTGAGCTGGAGCAGAGCATCTGGGCCAACTCGCCCTACGCGGAGGCGGACCTCCAGGCGCAGGTCGACGCGCTGCGCCTCAAGGGCACGCGGGGCCAGCAGCTCTACACCGACGTGGTCGACTACATCACTGGCATCAACGCCTACATCGACAAGTCGATCGCCGACGACAACTACCCCGGCGAGTACGTGCTGACCGGCGCTGGCAAGCCGACGCACTTCACCATGACCGATTTGATCGCCACCGCCGGTGTGGTTGGCGGGCTCTTCGGCGGGGGCGGTGGCAGCGAGATCCAGTCCGCGCTGGTCCGGGTGGCCGCCCGGGCCAAGTACGGCACCACCGAGGGCGACCGGGTCTGGCAGGCGTTCCGCTCGCAGAACGACCCGGAAACCGTGCTCACGCTGCACGACGGGCAGAGTTTTCCGTACGGCGCGACACCGCCGGGCGCGACCAGCGCGGTACTCCCCGACGCCGGCACGGTGATCGCTGAGCCCCTCGCCTACGAACAGAGCGGCGGGGCCGCCGCCCGCGCCGGTGCCAGCACAGCCACCCACGAACTCCTCGGCGGGCTGTCCAACCTGCGCGCACACGGCATGTCCAACGCGGTGGTGGTCTCCGGCAGGCACACCACTACCGGCAACCCGGTCGCCGTGTTCGGCCCGCAGACCGGCTACTTCGCCCCGCAGCTGCTCATGCTCCAGGAACTTCAAGGGCCGGGGATCAGCGCGCGCGGTGCCGCGTTCGCCGGGCTGAACCTCTACGTGCTGCTCGGTCGCGGTCAGGACTACGCCTGGAGCGCCACCTCCGCCTCCCAGGATCTGACCGACACGTACGCGGTGCCGCTGTGCACCACCGACGGCAGTGCCCCGACGCTACGCTCCAACCGCTACCTCCACCGGGGGCAGTGCCTGGCGATGGAGGTGCTGGAGCGGCGCAACTCCTGGTCGCCGACGCTCGCCGACTCCACCCCGGCCGGCTCGTACACGCTGCGCGCACTGCGCACGAAGTACGGGCTGGTGTCCTACCGGGGCCTGGTAAACGGGCAGCCGACCGCGTTCACCAAGCTGCGCTCCACCTACCGGCACGAGGCCGAATCGGCGATCGGCTTCCAGGCGTACAACGACCCGTCGGCCATGGGCAGCGCGGCGGCGTTCCAGGCGTCCGCGGCCAACGTCGGGTATGCGTTCAACTGGTTCTACGTCAACTCGACCGAGGCGGCGTACTTCAACTCCGGCTCGAACCCGGTCCGGCCCGCCACCGCCGACCCCAACCTGCCGACGAAGGCTGAGCCGGCCTACGAGTGGGTGGGCTGGAACCCGGACACCAACGACGCCACCTACACCCCGGCGTCGGCCCACCCGCAGTCAGTCAACCAGGACTACTACGTCAGCTGGAACAACAAGCAGGCGCAGGACTTCGCCGCGGCCGACGGCAACTTCAGCTACGGCGCGGTGCACCGGGGTCAACTGCTCGACGGTCCGGTGCGCGCAGCCATCGCCCAGCGCAAGCTCGGCCGCGCCGACATTGTGAAGATCACCGCCGAGGCGGCGGTGACCGACCTGCGTGGCCAGCAGGTTCTCGGCGAACTGCTGCGGGTGCTCGACAGCACGCCGGTCACCGACCCGGCGCTGGCCGCCGCCGTGAGCAAACTGCGGGCGTGGCAGCAGGCCGGCTCCCGCCGGGTGGAGACGTCACCCGGCTCCAAGGTCTACCAGCACGCCGAGGCTATCCGGATCTTCGACGCCTGGTGGCCGCTGCTGGCCGCAGCCCAGTTCCGACCCGGTCTCGGGCCCGACCTGTATGGCGCCCTGGTCGATGCCATCGAGGTGAACGAGGCGCCGTCAGGCGGCCAGAACGGCGGGCGTGACGGCACCGTGAGCTGGGCGGCGCAAGGGCAGGCGCACAAGGGTTCGTCGTTCCAGTACGGCTGGTGGGGCTACGTCGACAAGGACCTGCGCACCGTGCTCGGCGACGACCCCGTCGCCGGCGGGCCGGGGCGCGCGTACTGCGGCAACGGCAACCTCAGCGCGTGCCGGCAGGCGTTGCTCGACACGCTCGGCGGCGCCGCCGCGGTGCCGGCCACCACGGTCTACCCGGGTGACACCTCCTGCGGGGCCGGCGACCAGTGGTGCGCCGACTCCATCGCCCAGTCCGGGCTCGGCGGCATCACCCACCCGCTGATCGCCTGGCAGAACCGTCCCACCTACCAGCAGGTCGTCTCGTTTCCGGCGCGCCGCGGCGACAACGTCACCAACCTGGCGCAGGGCCGTCCGGCCACCGCGTCGAGCACCCAGTTCCTGACCAGCAACACCCCGGACAAGGCGGTCGACGGCAGTCTCGGCAGCCGGTGGTCCAGCAGCTACAAGGACAACCAGTGGCTTCGGGTTGACCTCGGCGCGGCCCGGACGGTCAGCCGGGCGGTACTGCGCTGGGAGTCCGCGTACGGCAGCGGGTACCGAATCGAGGTCTCCGGTGACGGCACCTCCTGGCAACCGGTGTTCAGCACCACCACTGGCAACGGCGGCGTCGACAACGCCACCTTCGCCCCGGTCAGCGCTCGCTACGTGCGGGTGTACGGGGTCAGCCGGGCCACCTCGTACGGGTTCTCGCTCTACGAATTCGAGCTCTACGGACGGTGA
- a CDS encoding M23 family metallopeptidase, translated as MLIAAIILAVLAAAHWYLYRRLVKDVSREGGPWRRIGTVLIWLLAANTALLLAAGPLEPPFEVRRLAYWSAAVWLPMLLYLTLALLVGELVRPLLRRAVRSPRRSGDVDTSRRLFVARTVAIGATVVAAGGTAAGRLSRPAVQGPGARGVEISLPFTGLWLTRNSPARQVPSHGTDLLGGRYAIDFVAVDDDWRTSDSRDWRSLLTTEPPEIFHAFGRPILAPVGGTVVAAHDGEPDHEARRSQTALVPYMLGQSGRLRRGVAAVAGNHLVIALPGGGGFVALAHFRTGSIRVSVGQQVVEGQHIADCGNSGNSTQPHLHMQAMDSADLSVARGVPMLFRRFREWPAGPGSGRVRELAVPEEEAVVEPLPPLTGG; from the coding sequence TTGCTGATCGCCGCTATCATCCTGGCCGTCCTCGCGGCCGCCCACTGGTATCTGTACCGGCGTCTGGTCAAGGACGTCTCCCGCGAGGGCGGCCCGTGGCGGCGCATCGGCACGGTGCTCATCTGGCTGCTCGCGGCGAACACCGCCCTGCTGCTGGCGGCCGGACCCTTGGAACCGCCCTTCGAGGTCCGCCGCCTCGCATACTGGTCGGCCGCCGTCTGGCTGCCGATGCTGCTCTACCTCACCCTCGCGCTTCTGGTGGGCGAGTTGGTCCGCCCCCTGCTGCGCCGTGCCGTCCGGTCGCCGCGTCGATCCGGGGACGTGGACACTTCCCGTCGGCTCTTCGTGGCACGCACCGTCGCGATCGGCGCCACCGTCGTCGCCGCTGGTGGCACCGCCGCCGGCCGGCTCAGCCGGCCGGCCGTACAGGGGCCCGGGGCCCGCGGGGTGGAGATCTCACTGCCGTTCACGGGACTGTGGCTGACGAGGAACAGCCCGGCCCGCCAGGTGCCGAGCCACGGTACCGACCTGCTCGGCGGGCGTTACGCGATCGACTTCGTCGCGGTGGACGACGACTGGCGGACGTCGGACAGCCGCGACTGGCGAAGCCTTCTCACCACCGAGCCGCCGGAGATCTTCCACGCCTTCGGCCGGCCGATCCTGGCACCCGTCGGCGGCACGGTCGTCGCGGCGCACGACGGCGAGCCGGATCACGAGGCACGACGGTCGCAGACCGCCCTGGTGCCGTACATGCTGGGCCAGTCCGGACGGCTGCGCAGGGGAGTGGCTGCCGTCGCCGGCAACCACCTGGTCATCGCGCTGCCCGGCGGCGGCGGTTTTGTGGCCTTGGCGCACTTCAGGACCGGCTCCATCCGCGTCTCCGTCGGGCAGCAGGTGGTCGAGGGCCAGCACATCGCCGACTGCGGCAACTCCGGCAACTCGACTCAGCCACACCTGCACATGCAGGCCATGGACAGCGCAGACCTCTCCGTCGCTCGCGGGGTGCCGATGCTGTTCCGGCGTTTCCGTGAGTGGCCCGCCGGCCCGGGCAGCGGTCGTGTCCGGGAGCTCGCCGTCCCCGAGGAGGAAGCGGTGGTAGAGCCGCTACCTCCCCTCACCGGTGGGTGA
- a CDS encoding S8 family peptidase has translation MPAASLTVRRRVGAIVVAAGTALGMGIMAVPGPAEAVGSIVNSGSAQAVNGSYLVLFADGDRPDVAGKYGVRVRKSYESALDGVLVEATEEQARRLAADPSVRLVEQNTRVQRPGSRTRTQRNPSCGLDRIDQRALPLNGRYTYPAGAGAGVDVYLVDTGIDYGHPDLAPRVRPGFDAFGGDGSDEQGNGTLMAGIVGGTRYGVAKKARLISVKVLDAQGGGTLDGVVAGIDWITEHAAGPSVANFIIGAPVSEVLDEAVRASIASGVTWVLSAGASSDDVDNSSPARVREAITVGSSDCADQVASFSNYGQGLDMYAPGVEITSDWPGGGTNTDSGTSVSAAHVSGAAALYLGGRPKAAPNQVGRALDLAAVTGALSGVPAGPTPNKLLQTVR, from the coding sequence GTGCCCGCAGCGTCGCTGACCGTCCGCCGCAGAGTCGGCGCCATCGTGGTGGCCGCCGGCACCGCGCTCGGCATGGGCATCATGGCCGTCCCCGGGCCGGCCGAGGCCGTCGGGTCCATCGTCAACTCGGGCAGCGCCCAGGCGGTGAACGGCAGTTATCTGGTGCTCTTCGCCGACGGCGACCGGCCCGACGTCGCCGGCAAGTACGGCGTACGGGTGCGTAAGAGCTACGAGAGCGCGCTGGACGGCGTGCTGGTCGAGGCCACCGAGGAACAGGCACGGCGGCTGGCGGCGGATCCGTCCGTGCGGTTGGTGGAGCAGAACACCAGGGTGCAGCGGCCGGGGTCGCGCACCCGCACGCAGCGGAACCCGTCCTGTGGCCTGGACCGGATCGACCAGCGCGCGCTGCCGCTGAACGGCAGGTACACCTACCCGGCCGGTGCGGGAGCCGGCGTGGACGTCTACCTGGTCGACACCGGCATCGACTACGGGCACCCCGACCTCGCGCCGCGCGTTCGGCCCGGCTTCGACGCGTTCGGCGGTGACGGCAGCGACGAGCAGGGCAACGGAACCCTCATGGCCGGGATCGTCGGCGGCACCCGGTACGGCGTCGCCAAGAAGGCACGGCTGATCTCGGTGAAGGTGCTCGACGCGCAGGGCGGCGGCACCCTCGACGGGGTGGTGGCCGGGATCGACTGGATCACCGAGCACGCCGCAGGCCCATCGGTGGCCAACTTCATCATCGGCGCCCCGGTCAGCGAGGTGCTCGACGAAGCGGTGCGCGCCTCCATCGCGTCGGGCGTCACCTGGGTGTTGTCGGCGGGCGCGAGCTCCGACGACGTCGACAACTCCTCGCCGGCCCGGGTGCGCGAGGCGATCACCGTGGGCTCCTCCGACTGCGCCGACCAGGTCGCGTCGTTCAGCAACTACGGCCAGGGCCTGGACATGTACGCCCCCGGGGTCGAGATCACCTCCGACTGGCCGGGCGGCGGCACGAACACCGACTCCGGCACCTCCGTCTCGGCCGCGCACGTCTCCGGCGCGGCGGCGCTCTACCTCGGCGGGCGGCCCAAGGCCGCCCCGAACCAGGTGGGCCGCGCCCTGGACCTGGCCGCCGTGACCGGCGCGCTGTCCGGCGTGCCGGCCGGCCCCACGCCCAACAAGCTGCTCCAGACAGTGCGCTGA
- a CDS encoding MbtH family protein: protein MRDNQESRPYKVVLNHEEQYSIWPAGRENAPGWRDEGTTGTREECLAHIEEVWTDMRPLSLRTRMAEQAASR from the coding sequence ATGCGCGACAACCAGGAGAGCCGCCCCTACAAGGTCGTGCTCAACCACGAGGAGCAGTACTCGATCTGGCCGGCCGGCCGCGAGAACGCCCCGGGCTGGCGCGACGAGGGCACCACGGGCACCCGCGAGGAGTGCCTGGCACACATCGAGGAGGTCTGGACCGACATGCGTCCGCTCAGCCTGCGCACCCGGATGGCGGAGCAGGCGGCGTCCCGCTGA